In the Alphaproteobacteria bacterium genome, CCTTTCAGTTCGATCCCGACCGCCATCGAGGGCTTGTTGTCCTCGCGCGGCGGAAGTCCGAGACGGCGGCGCATGTCGAGCGTCGTGACGATGCGGCCGCGCAGATTGAGCACGCCGGCGATTTCCGGCGGAGCGAGCGGCACCCGCGTCAGGCGATCCGGCATGAACACGTCCTGCACGCGCGAGATCGGCAGGCCGAACAGCTGGCCGCCGATCAGCACGGTGACGTACTCAATCAGTTGTTCGCCGGCGGCGTTGTCGCTGGTCATATCGTCCTCACGCCGCCTCGACGAATTCAACAGTCGATTCCTTCAGCGCCGCGATCAGGCCCTGACGGTCGAACTTGGCGACGAAGTCATGGAAGCCGGCCTGGCGGCCGCGCTCGATGGTCGCGGGCGAGGTCAGCGAGGAGAGCGCGATGATCGGCACATGCGCGCTGCGCGCATCGGCACGGATCGCCTCGGCGAGCTCGAAGCCGTTCATGCCCGGCATCTCGATGTCGGACACGATTGCGTCGAATTTCCCGCCCTTCTTGATCAGCGCCAGCGCCTCTTCTCCGGCGGCGGCCGCAGTCACATCGTAGCCTGCGGCCTTGAGTACCGGCACCAGCATGTTGCGGAAGAAGGCGGAGTCGTCGACGAACAGCAGCGAGCGGGTCAGCGCCTCGGAGCTCATCTCCTTGCGGCGGAACCAGTCCTCGAAGGCGAGCGGCAGGAAGTGGCCGACGTCGATGATCTCGGTCGCCTGGCCCTTGATCACCGCCGAGCCAATCACGCCGGGTGTGTCGCTGCCGACCTCGATGTCGAGCTTGTCTTCGACGATGTCGACGATCTCGTCGACCACAAGGCCCATCGAGCGGCCGGAATCGGAGAACACGAGCAGCGGCTGCGCGCCTTCCTGGCGCACGCGCGCCTCATCGCTGACGCGCACCAGCGGCATCAGTTGCCCGCGGTATTGCACCAGATGGCGCCCGTTGGAGAGCTCGATCTTCTTGCAGTCGATCTCCTCCAGCCGCGTGACCAGCGAGAGCGGCACGGCTTTCGGCTGGCTCGAGCCGGCGCGGAACACGAGCAGCGACACGGTCTTCTCGACCTGTGCGCTGTGCGTCGTTTCGGTCTCTTCCTGGCGCGTGACTGCGGTGCCGACCGCCCGGGCGATACCATTGGGGTCGATGATCATGATCACCGAACCGTCGCCGAGGATCGTGTTGCCCGAGAACATCGCGATGTGACGCAGCTTGCTCGACATCGGCTTCACGACGATCTCTTCGGTGTGGAAGACGCTGTCCACCACGATGCCGAAGGTCTGATTGCCGACCTGGGTCACCACGATGAAGCCGTTCTCGGCATCGCTCGCTTCGGCCCCATCCATCTTCAGGAGCTTCTTGAGGTGGATCAGCGGAAGAAGCTTGTTGCGCAGGCGCAGCACCGGCGCATCCTTGATGCGCTCGATGCGGTGCTCCGAATTGCCCTGCGCACGGACGAGTTCGATCACGGCAAGCTGTGGGATCGCGAAGCGATCGCCGCCCGCCTCGACGATCAGCGCAGAGACGATCGCGAGCGTCAGCGGGATCTTGATGGTGAAGCTCGAACCCTCGCCGGCCACCGATTTCACGTCGATCGTGCCGCCGATCTGATCGATGTTGGTTTTGACCACATCCATGCCGACGCCACGGCCGGACACGCTGGTCACCGCCGCCGCCGTGGAGAATCCGGCCGCAAAAATGAACTTGTGGATCTGCGCGTCCGTCATCTTCTCGATTTCGGCTTCGGTCGCGAGACCCTGCTCGATAGCCTTCTGCCGGATGCGCGCGGTGTTGAGTCCGCGCCCGTCATCGGCGATCTCGATGATGATATGGCCGCCCTCGTGATAGGCCGAGAGGCGGATCGTGCCCTTCTCGGGCTTCCTGGCGGCGCGGCGCTGCTCGGGCGTCTCGAGCCCGTGATCGGCCGAGTTGCGCATCATGTGGGTGAGCGGATCCTTGATCAGATCGAGCACCTGGCGGTCGAGCTCGGTCTCGGCGCCGTGCATTTCGAGCTCGATCTCCTTGTTCAGCTCGCTCGCGAGATCGCGGATGATGCGCGGCAGCTTCTGCCAGGCATTGCCGATCGGCTGCATGCGCGTCTTCATCACGCCTTCCTGCAGCTCGGCCGTCACGTTCGAGAGCCGCTGCAGCGGCACCTTGAACTCGGTGTCCTCATTGCGGCGCGCGATCTCGAGCAGCTGATTGCGGGTGAGCACCAGCTCGGAGACCATCGTCATCAGCGTCTCAAGCGTGTCGACGTTGACGCGGATCGACTGGTTGGCGACCTTGCTCTCCTGCTTGTCGTCTTCCTCGAAGCTCTTGCGCTCGGTCTTGGCCGGCTTCGCCTTGCTATCGGGCTTCTGTGCTTCCGCCTTCGGCTCGGCTTTCGGCTTTTCGACGATCGCCGGCAATTCCATTTCGGTTTCGCGGAAGGCGCGCTCGAGTTCGTCGAGCGACACTTCGCCGGGGCGCAGCGGACGCTCCAGCGTTTGCACGACCAGCGTGCCGACGCTGTGCTTTGCGGCCTTCGGCTCGTCCTTCGCGGCGGCTATCGCCATCCGCTCGAGCTCGCCGATCAGATCCTTGTCCTCGCCCGCGGGCTCGGCTTCGTTCTGTTCGAGGCCGGTGAGCACTTCTTTCAGCCGGTCGATGGTCGAGAGGATCAGCGTCACGGCATCGCCGGTGACCGGCATGCCGTCGCGAAATTTGCCCATCAGGGTCTCGGCGGCATGCGCCAGCGCTTCCAGCCGCGGCAGCCCGAGAAAGCCGCAGGTCCCTTTGATGGTGTGAACGAGCCGGAAGATATTATCGAGGATCTTGGCGTTGTTCGGCTCCTGCTCGAAGCGAACGAGCTCTACGTCGACCGTGTCGAGGCTTTCGTTCGTCTCGGTCAGGAACTCGCGCAGCAGGTCGTCCATCGGGCACAAGACCTTGGTCGCCAGGCACGACCGGT is a window encoding:
- a CDS encoding chemotaxis protein CheW, which encodes MDDLLREFLTETNESLDTVDVELVRFEQEPNNAKILDNIFRLVHTIKGTCGFLGLPRLEALAHAAETLMGKFRDGMPVTGDAVTLILSTIDRLKEVLTGLEQNEAEPAGEDKDLIGELERMAIAAAKDEPKAAKHSVGTLVVQTLERPLRPGEVSLDELERAFRETEMELPAIVEKPKAEPKAEAQKPDSKAKPAKTERKSFEEDDKQESKVANQSIRVNVDTLETLMTMVSELVLTRNQLLEIARRNEDTEFKVPLQRLSNVTAELQEGVMKTRMQPIGNAWQKLPRIIRDLASELNKEIELEMHGAETELDRQVLDLIKDPLTHMMRNSADHGLETPEQRRAARKPEKGTIRLSAYHEGGHIIIEIADDGRGLNTARIRQKAIEQGLATEAEIEKMTDAQIHKFIFAAGFSTAAAVTSVSGRGVGMDVVKTNIDQIGGTIDVKSVAGEGSSFTIKIPLTLAIVSALIVEAGGDRFAIPQLAVIELVRAQGNSEHRIERIKDAPVLRLRNKLLPLIHLKKLLKMDGAEASDAENGFIVVTQVGNQTFGIVVDSVFHTEEIVVKPMSSKLRHIAMFSGNTILGDGSVIMIIDPNGIARAVGTAVTRQEETETTHSAQVEKTVSLLVFRAGSSQPKAVPLSLVTRLEEIDCKKIELSNGRHLVQYRGQLMPLVRVSDEARVRQEGAQPLLVFSDSGRSMGLVVDEIVDIVEDKLDIEVGSDTPGVIGSAVIKGQATEIIDVGHFLPLAFEDWFRRKEMSSEALTRSLLFVDDSAFFRNMLVPVLKAAGYDVTAAAAGEEALALIKKGGKFDAIVSDIEMPGMNGFELAEAIRADARSAHVPIIALSSLTSPATIERGRQAGFHDFVAKFDRQGLIAALKESTVEFVEAA
- a CDS encoding chemotaxis protein CheW; this encodes MTSDNAAGEQLIEYVTVLIGGQLFGLPISRVQDVFMPDRLTRVPLAPPEIAGVLNLRGRIVTTLDMRRRLGLPPREDNKPSMAVGIELKGESYGLLIDTVGEVMKLGETTREPNPVNLDPRLARVSGGVHRLDGQLMVILDVDYVLNGSAETLAA